The stretch of DNA TCCCGCTTCTACGGTTTTCTCAAAGATTTCCTCTTCGCTCAACCCTTCTTTTTCAATCCAAATGGATCCGTAGGGTTCAAAATTCCAGGTTACCGCGCCGGACTCAGCCATGTTGCCGCCGAAACGATTCACCAGATGACGGATTTCCGCCACGGTTCGGTTTTTGTTATCTGTCAGCACGTCAATCACCAAGGCTACGCCGCCGGGGCCATAGGCCTCATATCGCACCTCTTCGTAGGTGACGCCCGGCAACTCTCCCGTTCCCTTTTTGATGGCACGGTCAATATTGTCGCTGGGCATATTAGCTGTCTTGCAAGCTATCAATACCTGTCGCAACCGCGCATTTGACGCAGGGTCTCCGCCGCCGGCTCGTGCCGCCACCGTGATTTCTTTCGTCAATTTGGAAAATATTTTGCCGCGTTTTGCATCTGCCGCGCCTTTTTTACGTTTGATTGTACTCCACTTGGAATGACCTGACATGCTTTCGAGTTCTCCGTATAAGTAACAAAATTTCGCTCCCTCGTACACAGGGAGCCTGTGCAGGTATTCAGTATACCACTGAAACACTTTTTACACAAAAAAAAATATAAAAAAATCGAAGCGCAGGTTCAAGGTTGAAATGCAACCGGTCTTAAAAAAGAAGACATCACGGAGATCTTCCGTACAATAGTTCTAATAAAAAACACCCGAATAAGTCCCTAATGTCCCACCACCAGATTCTTCACTGCGAGGAAGATTTGCGGAAAAGGATCTTCTTTTTTGATGGACTAGATGGACCCAATGGACAGGATGGACAAAATGGACGAGAGACACAAAAAGTTTTTTGGTATAGAGTGTCACGTGGGAATGTGAAGGCAAGGTGTTGCAGAGGCAGGAGTTCACGGCCTATAGTCAAAGACCGCATCGCCGCCCCTCGGCGTCATCAGATTCTTCACTGTGAAGCAGATGCGTGGCAAAGAACTTTCTTTTTTTATGGACAAGAAGGACGAGGAGGCGCACAACGCTTTCCGGTGTAGCGGCGTGGCTGCACAGAACGACAAGATCAGGAGTGTATTGAAAAACAGTCGGTGGCTGTGATGTCTGCGAAACAA from Candidatus Hydrogenedentota bacterium encodes:
- a CDS encoding YebC/PmpR family DNA-binding transcriptional regulator encodes the protein MSGHSKWSTIKRKKGAADAKRGKIFSKLTKEITVAARAGGGDPASNARLRQVLIACKTANMPSDNIDRAIKKGTGELPGVTYEEVRYEAYGPGGVALVIDVLTDNKNRTVAEIRHLVNRFGGNMAESGAVTWNFEPYGSIWIEKEGLSEEEIFEKTVEAGGDDVDISDDGYEIITAPNQLHAVAEALTSMGLNPSEVKLTMDAKTTIDVEGKTLSSLLRLLEELEDLDDVQDLVSNMNASEDAMNAAMEE